In Thermococcus celericrescens, the genomic window AGAGAACCCCGGCCGCGCGGTGGCTGTTGAACTTACAGTCCTCGACTTCAACGAAGCCCTCGACGTTGAGTTCCACCGGGATGTTGGGCAGAACCGTGGAGTTCCAGGCGAAGTCGCCGTGGAAAGATACTTTCCGGAATATCAGGTTGCCCATGACCCTCGTGTGCACGAACTCGGGATTCCTGAGCCAGCTTCCCAGGATTTCGGCGTGGCCAAAGACGTTGAGGTTCTCGAGCACGAGGTTGCCGTGGAACCGCCGCACGCTCAGCCTGACCTGCCTCTTGAAGCGCGCCGACTGGTCGAAGCCTATGTCCCGGAGAACGAGGGCGGTGGCCTTAACGGCCCTCTCGCGCGATTCGGATGGCTTTATGCCGTGTTCCTCGAGGATTTTCCGCAGAAGAGGATAGCGAACGTTTATTCCAATCCTGCGGACTTCACTCAGGTCGCTCAGCTCTATCCTCCCGGTCGCAGTTCTGCGCTCCCCGTACTCCCTCTCGCCCTCCTCCCCCTTGCCGGTGTACTCGGTTGAGTTTATCATGACGTAGCGAACGCTCGAATTCCTGATGTAAACCGAGTTGGAGAACCCAACCCGCAGCAGGTTCAGGCCGAAAACGTGGGAACCGTGAACGGTGAACGTTCCAAGCTCGCTCTCAAAGACGACCAGCCTGCCCACCGTGGAGTTGTAGAAGGTTACACCCGGCACGTTAACGCCGTCGAAGAGTATCGTCCTGATGTGGGAGTTTTTAAACACTATCGGCTTCTCGGCTTTGAAATCGCTTATTTTGACGTCGTAGAGGTAAACGCCCTCAAAATAGGTCTGGCCCACCCTGAGCCTTTTGAGAAAGGTCTCCTCCTTCACCCTCTTTATTTCATCCCCCAAAAGCTTCTCGCCCTCGTCGTAGGGTATGTGAAGGGGGCAGTAGGTGGAGCCCTCGATGGGCTTCAACCTGCACCTCCGCCCGTTCTCGTAGGTGTACTCGCACATGGCCATCCAGGACAAACTAGTTTCCCGAATAATTAAGGTTTTCTCCTGCTCGGAAGGGCGCGCATGTAGAAGCGCCTTCCTCCATATTCGAGTTCGATCAGCTTTCCGTCCCTGATAAGCCCCTCCACCACGTCCCAGCCCGCCCCGGCTTTTCTCAGGAGCTCCCTCACGGC contains:
- a CDS encoding potassium channel family protein; this encodes MCEYTYENGRRCRLKPIEGSTYCPLHIPYDEGEKLLGDEIKRVKEETFLKRLRVGQTYFEGVYLYDVKISDFKAEKPIVFKNSHIRTILFDGVNVPGVTFYNSTVGRLVVFESELGTFTVHGSHVFGLNLLRVGFSNSVYIRNSSVRYVMINSTEYTGKGEEGEREYGERRTATGRIELSDLSEVRRIGINVRYPLLRKILEEHGIKPSESRERAVKATALVLRDIGFDQSARFKRQVRLSVRRFHGNLVLENLNVFGHAEILGSWLRNPEFVHTRVMGNLIFRKVSFHGDFAWNSTVLPNIPVELNVEGFVEVEDCKFNSHRAAGVLYRLARISWERNGDFERADRYYYLEMVAKRNSRLSGRRKGIKRLFMRMESAFEWLFADLTCKYGTDWKRPILIWLGAVNVFFPVLFSLTRSVEGISGSMGFLDYEYFSVVTATTLGYGDYHPIGVGRVIASVEALFGMFMWAVFLTVFARKYMR